A stretch of DNA from Candidatus Pseudomonas phytovorans:
GGCGATCATCGAGTCGTAATAGGGGGGCACGCGGTAGCCGGTGGTGACGTGGGTATCGACCCGTACACCGATGCCGCCAGGCACGTCCCAGCGGGTGACGGTGCCGGGTGTCGGGATGAAGGTGTGCGGGTCTTCGGCGTTGATCCGGCACTCCAGTGAGTGGCCTTGGGTGATGATCTGTTCCTGGCGCAGTTCGAGGGTTTCGCCACGGGCCACGCGCAACTGCTGTTCGACGATGTCGATACCAGTGGTCAGCTCGGTGACGGGGTGCTCGACCTGCAGGCGGGTATTCATTTCGATGAAGTAGAACTCGTCATCCTCGTACAGGAATTCGAAGGTGCCCACGCCCTGATAGCCAATCTGCCGGCAAGCTTCGACGCAGCGTTCACCCACTCGCGCCAAGGCGTCAGGGTGTATCCCCGGCGCGGGGGCTTCTTCCAGCACCTTTTGGTGGCGGCGCTGCAGCGAGCAGTCGCGGCTGCCCAGCCACACGCCATTGCCGTGGCGGTCGCACAGCACCTGGATTTCCACGTGGCGCGGGTGGCCGAGAAACTTCTCCATGTACAACTCGGGGTTGCCAAAGGCGCGGCGGGCCTCCTCGCGGGTGACGCTGACGGCCTGGCCCAGTTCCTGCTCGCTGTGCACCACGCGCATGCCGCGCCCGCCGCCACCGCCGGCAGCCTTGATGATGACCGGGTAGCCGATTTCGGCGGCAATGCTGCAAACCGTATCGAGCTCCGCGGGCAAGGCGCCATCTGGCCCCGGCACGCAAGGGACGCCTGCTTCACGCATGGCGCGCTTGGCGGCAACCTTGTCGCCCATGCTGCGGATGCATTCGGCATCGGGCCCGATAAAGGTCAGGCC
This window harbors:
- the accC gene encoding acetyl-CoA carboxylase biotin carboxylase subunit; amino-acid sequence: MFKRVLIANRGEIALRIQRACHQLGLETVMVYSQGDAGAAYLEQADLALCIGPAAPAQSYLDATALLQAAQASGAQAVHPGYGFLSENAAFSEAVSAAGLTFIGPDAECIRSMGDKVAAKRAMREAGVPCVPGPDGALPAELDTVCSIAAEIGYPVIIKAAGGGGGRGMRVVHSEQELGQAVSVTREEARRAFGNPELYMEKFLGHPRHVEIQVLCDRHGNGVWLGSRDCSLQRRHQKVLEEAPAPGIHPDALARVGERCVEACRQIGYQGVGTFEFLYEDDEFYFIEMNTRLQVEHPVTELTTGIDIVEQQLRVARGETLELRQEQIITQGHSLECRINAEDPHTFIPTPGTVTRWDVPGGIGVRVDTHVTTGYRVPPYYDSMIAKLITHGTTREQAMARMRTALAQFRIEGIASNLPLHRDILQDPAFTEGTVDIHHLEHWLKQRQAGN